The region GTACGCAGCAACAGGGCCATCTGATGGTATATGTGTGCACAAATGTTTACTTCACTTAATGATAAGATCCTTATAGTATCTGCATTGCAAATTATGATTGCTTGAAGCATTTCTGTTTCACTAAGATGGGAATAGCAAGGAAGACAGGCAAAGTTTCAGAGAAATATGCCAGAAAATACATAGATTGATGTGAAATTTTTTGGCCTTTCCAAAAAAGGAATGACTCCAAGATCATCAACTGTCTTCCTCTCCTTTCAGATGTTGTACAGTTTTTAGGTTCAGAAGATGCCACAACATGTCACATAGCTGTCCTCAGACACACAGGTAAGGGTATACAGATTTCAGGTGTCTGTTATGGCCTCAGGAAGAAGCCATTATTTCTTCTACTTGTCTTTACTGGCAAGATCCTTATCAATAGTGTGTGATTTTGGTGTCAAGGTATATGTACTATGGTGATACTTGTATATGGACTGTTACTAACTGAAGAAAAGTGATACGTATATCCTGCATGTCATATTATCATTTTTTATGCAATATTACctaagattaaacttttcatgCAACACTGTAAAGAAATTTGGACTTACCAAAATTTTTCGGTTGACTCCGTCAACTCTGTTCACGGAACGACCCGTCTACTGctggaacgtgacgtcagagacacgtgACCGCAGTATGCAAGTTATTACAATGGCTTATATTGCACACTGTATTGAATCACTTATCATGGGTAAATGACAGAGGCTTCCAGTAATGATATTGttcttacctacatgtatatctctctCTCCCATAGGTTGTGGTGTGACCTGTGTGGCACACTTTGATGGAGCTGGCACCAGGGGAGGGATCAGGGACATGATGGGGAATGTGGGGGAGCTCACTCACAACTGCACAGAGGGAAGGtgggatttttacaaatttgtctTCAATTGAGGAATGGACTAGGACTGAGAAATGAATTGAGAAATGGAATGGACTACTAAAACAGTGTTGCATAAGTTTGAACATTTATAAATCAGTCAGTTAGAGCAATTGAGGTTTTGGTTAGAGCTTATTAATATTATTTGATGTGCCTGTATATGTGCATTTATATAAGCCTCTGATGCAGaccctcccggctgttttcgtttctcaagttacagttttgtaaaagtatgaaaactgtaacttgaaaaagaaaacagccgggaggagtctgcattgGAGGCTACATTTATATAGTATATTTGGcatcagttacatgtatgtaaactgcCAGACTGTTGGTTATGTGGATATGTGAGTATCATGATTATCAATCCTTATTGTAGAGTCTATGCAAACTTTTAATGGTCACTTTTATCTCTACACAGGTTGGAGCTGCATCTAGTGGGTGGGTTCTGTGATGACAGATGCATGTCAGAACAGCTTACGATGGAGCTGATAGGTAAGTACATCACAGTCATTGCAATgctgcattgtttgtttgtattgcatgcccggtaaaccgcatgaaggcgtaacacaccaggtttgtactgaagcgTACAAGTTGCATATCCAGACGGATTtacacacacaccgggaaggacccctgctcttttcgataagtgtgttgggttctttaacatgcttgaggtgtggctctcctcaaacacgggacctccatttaacatcatatcggagggacgtccctaatcgaagctaggtactcattttcacctaagttaagtggggaaagtcatgtaaagtgcctttcccaagggcacaacgtcaacgggacaaatcagggaaccccggatttgaacccggtatctctgggttctggggccaaacaccctgccactgcgccaccgcgacgccagcATTGCCTGCTCTGAAACAATTCATAGACTCTAgctatatatgttttttttttaaatttgtaaacatttacaaagctatatatgtttttttttaatttgtaaACATTTACAAAGCTGATCATTAATGGTTGTGTCCTCATCTTCCCCAGAGGAGTTTAACAGAGTAAAAGACAACATTCACCTTCAGACAGCCTGTGTCTCAGGTAGGCTTCAGTTTTACACACATGTATTGTTACATTTTATCATTAGGAAAAGAGATCCCTGTGGCATAAATTGTTGTGATACATGTTCTTGTAATCATCTGTGATGGAATTGTATATTACGTATACCTCCacttgtataccttttttcccAGATTTTTATCTTTAAGGCCAAACATGGAAGTAGTGATATTAATGATGCATCTGTATGGGTAGTAATTCAATGTAACTGTCTATATATCATATCTCATATGATTGTGCAGATGGCACTTCAGTAATTTTACTTTTTCCAATCTAGAGCTGAATGATGTGGTGAGAGGCCAAGTCCACTGGCCAATCATTTATGGTGTTGGTAAGTTTCCATACATAGCTACATACAGCCTCTAAGATGTATGATTAAGGAACACAAACTTAACAATAAATACCCAGATATATTGCACAAATAGGGGATTATTTGTAACAAGCTGTCTAAATGGTCTACAGCCGTGAATTACTAACTGTTAATACATACCACTTAGGCAATTATTTCTTCACTGCTTGAATTTAGTGCTATGGGTTCATATCTACTGTATAGAAATCAGGTTCAGCCTATCCCTTTGATCAGTGATATTGTTGTTATAAAAACTGAGTGTTTTTTCAGCTGTGGATGTCAGAAGTGGTGAGATATTTCCAGCCAAGTTCACAGACAAAGGACCAGACCAGGCCCTGAGACATGCTAGGAACTACACAGGAAAGCATGAGGTGAGGTATTCACCATTACATACTGATTAATGCATTTTCTAAGCACTCGTAGAATCCACTATTAAAAGTTGCATCTAAGTATGTGTTGAAACAATACTTTTTTTGCATGGTGTGCTCTTACACAATGTACCTTTAGCAAACAGTAGGCCGCTATATGTTCCAAACTGGCAATATATTTTTGTGCTGGCCTTTGGTCTCCTCAAAGAATGTTGCAGACTGATGCATCCATACAACCTGCTTTGGATAGCCTGACAATTGACAGTCAGGTGTAATTCATTACAGATGCTGAACATCTATGACCCCATGAAGCGAGAGTTGAACATAGGACCGTTCCACTACGAACTGTTCCATGATGCAGACAGATGGCTAGAGCAACCTGACCGCATCATTCTCAAGGTAACCTGGAGATTTCAAccaaacaaaaagtacatgcTAATGCCCTCTTTATCTCACAATATCATTTAGTCCAAATGTCTTGATAAGGAATAATGGATTAAAACAAAATGTGTATATCAAGCTCATGTACAGCATTTTCTCATGAATTGATTAGTGTGGATGCCTAATGTTAGACCTGCTGTCAAATTTTAGATACTTGTTGACAAACAGTGtttgatgtattttctgttggtttctctccagtatttGTCCACATCACCACTGGTAGAACCTCCAGGCTTTGTGGAGAACACTAGAGCAGCCCTGAAGTTCCTGTTAGAACACCCCCACCCTGGGGAGACTGTCTTccccagggggaggggcaagGTGTACAGGAGGAACACTGCCGGACAGTGGGAGCTAGCAGAAGACTCATAAATCCTGATCTGTACTCTTACAACTTTGTATTTGTTGAGATCAAAAATGCTGGCATTTTGAGGGTATAGTCTGTTATTAAGATTTGATTGTTGGAAAAATATGGTGTGTGGAACACCTTTTGGCCTTTAAAAGAACAGTGTTTCATCCCCACAGAGTTTGGTAGAAAAATGTGAGAGATGTTGGATTAGTACCACTGTGTCAAGATTTCTCTTTGATTTTAAAATATTATTATTCTCTACAGATTGGGAAAAGAACATGTATGATATTCGATCTGAATGATTATTGTGTCTTATTCTGTATGTACACACATAAAGCTATTAAAGTGTCCAACatttctaaaattgttttcattttctctcTCTTCAGTATTTTATCCATTGTATATAAACAAATTATGGTTAATTCCTTTAGTTTTGACAACTGATTCCGGTGGCAGACATCAACACACGAAAGGCATCTTCGGACACAACAGCAGCACATCATCACAACAGAACAGGACTTTTACACGTTTGAAATTAACCAGATAGAGAAACTTCGAGTAAACGTTGAATCTGTACGGCACAACTTAAAAAAAGTGGTACTTAAGTTGTTGTAAAAGGCTTCGTTTAactgtttgtgccaaaataTGAGCATTTAGGGGTTGATACATATCCTGAATGGTAATGTCTATTAACATAATTCTGTCAGGTCACATGTATCCACAACCCGGGGTCTAATGCACCGTCGCTGCATGTCTAAACTGCACACCCGGTACGCGGTGGGTCCTGCAATAGAgctctctcaaacacactgtttttcgaAGTGATAAAGTGGTAACGGagatatgattgatcaaattcAAGTTGCCAAATATTTTGTGCTGCATGCGGTACTGTGTTATGCTTAAGGGCATTTGTACATCCAGTTGACCAACTTAGCTAAAGTTTATCCTTGACCCCGACAATGGAAAGACCGACGTGGCGCGGACACTCGATTTTTCAGGTCATCTATGTTGTGCtagctagggtcacatttccagtTTTCTGGAACGAAAAGAACgacataaaagacaataaaagacATAAACGTAAAAATGATTATTCATAAGCATgttctgtgtatatttcttgatatgaatattCATTCTaagttcccgcaaacagcccggccgggccccggtatgGAAATGTGGCCCTAGCATTACTTAGTGTTTGCGGGGTGTCATGGTCAGGGACGATCGATTAGAACGCGTTAACAACGATAGGAGTTTGAGTATGAAGGCGAGGGATTCATTTCATAGAAGTAAGTGGTACTAAAGGACGTTGAACGATTCGTTGTGGCTATTATCAGGTTACTACAAAATACATCTTAATTTTTTGGTGACAAGCTAATATCAGGGCTAGCTACCCCTCTCAGATAGTGTCGGTTTATTTTTCGAGGTATCAGGCGTGTGATGTATTAAGAATCATTTCATTCCTTTATCTATTTGAACGGCGGACACACTCAGGTATGTTGACCTGTTCCCTGGgtacaaatacaatgcacagaCATAATACACAAGGACCACATGTACAATTGCAGTCCTAAAGTCCATTTCTAAAAGTCAATACGGCGGtgagttttctttgttctgtggGGAGCTTATTCCAAAGTTCAGGACCCGTGTACTTTAGACTGCTCTTGAATGGCTGTATGTATTTGCCTGTGGTATATGCAACAGGTGAGGGTCCTATTTTGCGAGCTGCCTCGCAGCAGTGCGCGTTCGTGCTTTCAACACCAGCGGAGACATCCACCGAAACATGCTTGACAGTTGTGCACTGCCTTGTTACAGTTACTAGCGTGTTTCTTTCGACTCGCTTAGTCACGGTGGCTCCATACCCGTCTCCACTACAGGGTTTCGGTAGGTACATGGTCCCGCAGTGTTCTGCCGGTGCTAACCTAGCTTTGCTGCTCAGTAAACAACCTGTTCAGTTTAATATAGCAGTTTAGTCTTGTTGCAGTGAATCAGCGTTGGCAACCAAGCAGTGGCACAATAGTCAAAGTGTGGGCAAATCAAGGTCCTACACATGAGCTGTAGAATATATGATATCCTTTGTGACAACCCCATTTCACGCGCTGCTTGCGATCACTCAGATAACTGCAGATACTTGACCAGAGATTCCGCCTTACGCCTATCCTTGCCAAGCTACACAGGAGCTGCCCATGGTCGATGGTATCAAAGGCGCGTGAAAAGTCTATAAAGGCCACATGGACGTCCATCTTGGGATTGGCATTCAGAGCGTCATGCCATGGTTGTGTTGTCTGAACGAGGGCTGAGACGGTAGATCTACCCCGCCTGAAACCATGTTGTGAGTTAGGAATTTGGTCATTTAGTGTCTCGCAGTAGTAGCTCAGTCACGGACAAAGACTTCAGATAAGTGTAATGAAAGCGTGTATGTTTTCAGCATGGCATATCTTCAGCTGGTCCAATGTAAGAGCGTCTACAACGAAGATGGGTCTCATCAACTGACTCCAAACAACATACATGACTTCGACATAGCGGGAGACGAAAGACCTGTCGCTAACCCGGCCAAATTTTTCCGAGATCATGGCCGTGACTTCTACGTCTGCTGTGCCGACTTTGAGAAAGAATATCTTGTGCTGGTGAGGCCGAAGGAAGGAATTCAAATCAAGAAGGTCACGTTCGTTTGGGAGGTAAGTACGAACGCTGTttacatgtgtttgtttgtttgtgttagtTTTGTTGAATACAATAGGACACTTTGTAAAATGATAGGCCTGATGTTAGATACAGTCAATCATATCTCATATCATTTCAACCTGATTTCAACCATCGTGAATCCTATTTTGTTGTGAATGTCTTTTTGTATTTATGAAAGGTTCGAGGGGCAGGTGTTTGTTGTTTGGTGCCATCTTaatgatctctctctctctatcagTGTCAGCTTGTTTTGAACGCCATAGATGTACTTGATGACAATACCAGCATCTAAACCTACCATACTTGAGATTTCGGCAACTACCAAATCGTTCCAATCCTTGTATCCTCCACAGGCGTTACGAAGACATGCCAAGGAATTGCTGGTAATACCTTTTGCCGAGTTAGCAGCTGTCACAGCGGAGGTTGCCGATGACG is a window of Branchiostoma lanceolatum isolate klBraLanc5 chromosome 8, klBraLanc5.hap2, whole genome shotgun sequence DNA encoding:
- the LOC136440311 gene encoding protein N-terminal asparagine amidohydrolase-like, with the translated sequence MPLVVDDTPVGHVDSVKSLLSRFPHFKESAADLCRQAVRTLGTDGVLYVNQREYAATGPSDDVVQFLGSEDATTCHIAVLRHTGCGVTCVAHFDGAGTRGGIRDMMGNVGELTHNCTEGRLELHLVGGFCDDRCMSEQLTMELIEEFNRVKDNIHLQTACVSELNDVVRGQVHWPIIYGVAVDVRSGEIFPAKFTDKGPDQALRHARNYTGKHEMLNIYDPMKRELNIGPFHYELFHDADRWLEQPDRIILKYLSTSPLVEPPGFVENTRAALKFLLEHPHPGETVFPRGRGKVYRRNTAGQWELAEDS